One Ostrinia nubilalis chromosome 6, ilOstNubi1.1, whole genome shotgun sequence genomic region harbors:
- the LOC135072605 gene encoding protein decapentaplegic, which produces MRGACACAVVCALVAVCAGAGPDQQTLAAAEQQLLSLLGLPRRPARAAAPPPVPRALRLLYARGALPAAAANTARSYHHSPSELDARFPGDHRFRLYFNLTGVPGDELARGADLSLQRAPGAAGRQRLLLYDIVRPGRRGRSQPVLRLLDSVPLLPAAGLVTADALGAARRWLAEPEHNHGLLVRVIEEDDNSADAKVPHVRVRRRATESDEEWHPLQPVLLLYTEDARAREARERGGTRLLRGKRAAQRRGHRAHHHRKEAREICQRRPLYVDFAEVGWSDWIVAPHGYDAYYCQGDCPFPLADHLNGTNHAIVQTLVNSVNPAAVPKACCVPTQLSPISMLYMDEVNNVVLKNYQDMMVVGCGCR; this is translated from the coding sequence ATGCGTGGGGCGTGCGCGTGCGCGGTGGTATGCGCTTTGGTGGCGGTGTGCGCGGGCGCCGGGCCGGACCAGCAGACGCTCGCCGCCGCCGAGCAGCAGCTGCTGTCGCTGCTGGGGCTGCCGCGCCggcccgcgcgcgccgccgccccgcCGCCCGTGCCGCGCGCGCTGCGCCTGCTCTACGCGCGCGGCGCgctgcccgccgccgccgccaacACCGCGCGCTCCTACCACCACTCGCCCTCCGAGCTGGACGCGCGCTTCCCCGGCGACCACCGCTTCCGCCTCTACTTCAACCTGACCGGCGTGCCCGGCGACGAGCTGGCGCGCGGCGCCGACCTCTCGCTGCAGCGCGCGCCCGGCGCCGCCGGCCGCCAGCGCCTGCTGCTCTACGACATCGTGCGGCCCGGCCGCCGCGGCCGCTCGCAGCCCGTGCTGCGCCTGCTCGACTCCGTGCCGCTGCTGCCCGCCGCCGGGCTCGTCACCGCCGACGCGCTCGGCGCCGCGCGCCGCTGGCTCGCGGAGCCCGAGCACAACCACGGACTGCTAGTGCGCGTCATAGAGGAGGACGATAACAGTGCGGACGCTAAAGTGCCCCATGTGCGAGTGCGGAGACGAGCGACGGAGAGCGACGAGGAGTGGCACCCGCTGCAGCCGGTGCTGCTGCTGTACACGGAGGACGCGCGCGCGCGCGAGGCGCGGGAGCGCGGCGGGACGCGGCTGCTGCGCGGCAAGCGCGCGGCGCAGCGTCGCGGCCACCGCGCGCACCACCACCGCAAGGAGGCGCGCGAGATCTGCCAGCGCCGGCCGCTGTACGTGGACTTCGCGGAGGTGGGCTGGAGCGACTGGATCGTGGCGCCGCACGGCTACGACGCCTACTACTGCCAGGGCGACTGCCCGTTCCCGCTGGCCGACCACCTCAACGGGACCAACCACGCGATCGTGCAGACGCTGGTCAACTCCGTGAACCCGGCCGCGGTGCCGAAGGCGTGCTGCGTGCCGACGCAGCTGTCGCCGATATCGATGCTTTACATGGACGAAGTGAACAATGTGGTGCTCAAAAACTATCAGGACATGATGGTGGTGGGCTGCGGCTGCCGATGA